One genomic window of Vibrio mangrovi includes the following:
- the sppA gene encoding signal peptide peptidase SppA, producing MKTILKAIGMIFRFIWKAITLTRLLITNLLFLFVLAIIYMLYTQSTPEVPELQIHQSPALVLNLSGPIREQSTYAQSVDSIAGSLFGDSIPKENVLFDIVDTIRHAKEDEHISGLVLSLGNMSETNLTKLRYIAKAINEFKASGKPVFAVGDIYTQSQYYLASYADKIFMAPDGLVMLKGYSAYALYYKTLLEKLDVNTHIFRVGTYKSAVEPFMRNDMSDAAKTSNKRWLQQLWNAYLTDVAANRNISPDKLRFSMNEFLAQLNSVHGDIAKLVLNLGLVDELASRPQIRAELAKTFGSDGEDSYQSISYYDYLDSIDSQSVPNRTSGNEVAVIVASGTIMDGNQPRGEAIGSENISTLLREARNDPHVKAVVLRVDSPGGSASASEIIRSEIDALKASGKPVVVSMSSLAASGGYWLSTSADQIIAQPTTLTGSIGIFSVLTTFEHSLDRIGISTDGVGTTPFSGQGVTTGLSVGTKQALQLTIEHGYQRFISLVAQHRNLSLPDVDKIAQGHVWTGQDALKFGLVDKIGDFDDAVHLAAKLADLDEYDINWLEEPVSTMQKLLIDLFSEARVSLGLDVTSLIPESLRSTTRKIMGDTEILNQFNDPKGQYAFCLNCQVE from the coding sequence ATGAAAACAATACTAAAAGCCATCGGTATGATCTTTCGGTTCATCTGGAAAGCGATCACCCTGACCCGTCTTCTTATCACCAACCTGTTATTTCTGTTTGTTCTGGCAATTATTTACATGTTGTATACCCAATCAACACCGGAGGTTCCGGAGCTCCAGATTCATCAGTCGCCGGCGTTGGTCCTGAATTTGTCCGGTCCGATCCGTGAACAGTCAACTTATGCACAATCCGTCGACTCAATTGCAGGTTCACTCTTCGGTGATTCAATTCCAAAAGAGAATGTTCTGTTTGACATCGTCGATACCATCCGTCATGCCAAAGAAGATGAGCACATTTCCGGTCTGGTGCTTTCATTAGGAAACATGTCTGAAACCAACCTGACCAAATTACGCTATATCGCCAAAGCAATTAATGAATTTAAAGCCAGTGGAAAACCGGTGTTTGCCGTGGGTGATATCTACACTCAAAGTCAGTACTACTTGGCCAGCTATGCAGACAAAATTTTCATGGCACCTGATGGACTGGTGATGCTGAAAGGCTACAGCGCCTACGCGTTATACTATAAAACACTATTGGAAAAACTGGATGTCAACACCCATATTTTCCGGGTCGGCACTTACAAGTCAGCGGTTGAACCATTCATGCGCAATGATATGTCAGATGCAGCGAAAACATCGAACAAGCGCTGGCTCCAACAGCTTTGGAATGCTTATCTGACCGATGTCGCTGCAAACAGAAATATCAGTCCGGACAAACTCCGTTTTTCTATGAATGAGTTTCTGGCTCAGTTAAACAGCGTTCATGGCGACATTGCAAAACTGGTTCTGAACCTTGGTCTTGTGGATGAGCTGGCATCACGGCCTCAAATCCGTGCTGAACTGGCTAAAACTTTTGGCAGCGATGGCGAAGACAGTTATCAGTCCATCAGCTACTATGATTACCTTGATTCTATCGACTCACAGTCCGTACCAAACCGAACGTCAGGCAATGAAGTTGCTGTTATTGTCGCTTCCGGGACAATTATGGATGGCAACCAGCCCCGAGGGGAAGCGATAGGTTCGGAAAACATCAGTACACTGCTGAGAGAAGCCCGCAATGATCCACATGTAAAAGCAGTCGTATTACGAGTCGACAGCCCGGGAGGCAGTGCCTCAGCATCGGAAATTATCCGCAGTGAAATCGACGCACTCAAAGCTTCCGGTAAACCTGTCGTCGTATCTATGTCCAGCCTCGCAGCATCCGGAGGTTACTGGCTCTCAACCAGCGCGGACCAGATTATTGCCCAGCCCACGACTCTGACAGGTTCTATTGGTATTTTCAGTGTCCTGACAACCTTTGAGCACAGCCTTGATCGGATAGGAATTTCAACTGATGGTGTCGGTACAACACCGTTCTCCGGACAAGGTGTTACCACAGGCCTGTCTGTCGGAACCAAACAAGCATTACAACTCACAATAGAACATGGATATCAACGGTTTATTTCTCTGGTTGCACAGCACAGAAATCTGTCTCTGCCGGACGTAGATAAAATCGCTCAGGGACATGTGTGGACAGGTCAGGACGCGTTGAAGTTTGGTCTGGTCGATAAAATCGGTGATTTTGATGATGCGGTTCATCTGGCAGCAAAATTAGCTGATCTGGATGAATATGACATTAACTGGCTGGAAGAACCGGTCTCTACAATGCAGAAATTACTGATTGACCTGTTTTCGGAAGCTCGCGTATCTCTGGGACTGGATGTCACCTCACTCATTCCGGAAAGTCTGCGCTCAACGACCCGGAAAATTATGGGAGATACCGAAATACTCAACCAGTTTAATGATCCAAAAGGTCAATATGCGTTCTGCCTGAACTGTCAGGTCGAATAA
- the ansA gene encoding asparaginase, with protein MARKHIYIAYTGGTIGMQKSSHGYVPVAGFMEKQLASMPEFHRPEMPEYTIHEYDPLIDSSDMTPKDWQLIADDIRKNYDKYDGFVILHGTDTMAYTASALSFMLENLGKPVIVTGSQIPLAELRSDGQANLLNALHIAANYPINEVTLFFNNQLMRGNRSTKSHADGFNAFTSPNLPPLLEAGINISVSSHVVVNQQPAGAFQVSDITPQPIGVITMYPGISHEVIRNTLLQPVNAMILLTFGVGNAPQNPELLAQLKAASERGVIVVNLTQCLAGKVNMGGYATGSALAEAGVISGYDMTPEAALAKLHYLLSKGLDYETVKSEMQKVLRGEMTL; from the coding sequence ATGGCAAGAAAACATATCTATATTGCCTATACGGGCGGTACCATTGGTATGCAGAAATCATCACACGGCTATGTCCCGGTTGCTGGCTTTATGGAAAAGCAGCTCGCCAGTATGCCCGAGTTTCATCGTCCGGAAATGCCTGAATATACAATTCATGAGTATGATCCTCTCATTGATTCATCCGACATGACACCCAAAGACTGGCAGCTTATCGCCGATGATATCCGGAAAAACTACGATAAATATGATGGTTTCGTCATTCTTCACGGCACGGATACGATGGCTTATACTGCCTCGGCTTTGTCATTCATGCTGGAGAATCTGGGGAAACCCGTGATTGTGACCGGTTCCCAGATTCCGTTGGCAGAATTACGCTCTGACGGTCAGGCAAACCTGCTTAATGCATTGCATATTGCCGCAAACTACCCAATCAACGAAGTCACTCTGTTTTTTAACAACCAGTTGATGCGGGGAAATCGTAGCACCAAATCTCATGCTGATGGCTTCAATGCTTTCACTTCACCAAATCTGCCTCCCCTGCTGGAAGCCGGTATCAATATTTCCGTAAGCAGCCATGTAGTAGTGAACCAACAGCCGGCAGGTGCATTCCAGGTCAGTGATATCACGCCACAACCGATTGGGGTGATCACCATGTATCCCGGGATTTCCCATGAAGTGATTCGCAATACGTTACTGCAACCGGTTAACGCCATGATTCTTCTGACTTTCGGGGTAGGAAATGCTCCGCAAAACCCTGAGCTGCTCGCCCAGCTAAAAGCAGCGTCTGAACGTGGTGTAATTGTGGTAAACCTGACGCAGTGTCTTGCCGGAAAAGTCAATATGGGCGGCTATGCGACCGGAAGTGCACTGGCTGAAGCCGGAGTCATCAGTGGTTATGACATGACACCGGAAGCTGCACTGGCAAAACTTCACTATCTTCTGAGCAAAGGACTCGACTACGAAACCGTAAAGTCAGAAATGCAAAAAGTTCTGCGGGGAGAAATGACCCTGTAA
- a CDS encoding YeaC family protein translates to MDTQQLIDAITPEAYQRLLYAVETGKWPEGTTLSQQQRDSCIQAVMLYQSKHNSEPEHMTVAAGGEICFKSKSELKKQFQKEQKEEEIFRVNPNQAD, encoded by the coding sequence ATGGATACTCAACAACTGATCGATGCGATTACACCTGAGGCCTACCAGCGTTTACTTTATGCGGTAGAAACCGGTAAGTGGCCTGAAGGTACGACACTTTCTCAGCAACAGCGAGACTCATGTATTCAGGCTGTGATGTTGTACCAGTCTAAGCATAATTCAGAACCTGAACATATGACAGTTGCAGCGGGAGGAGAAATCTGTTTCAAATCGAAATCTGAGCTGAAAAAACAGTTTCAGAAAGAACAGAAAGAAGAAGAGATTTTCCGGGTTAATCCAAATCAGGCTGACTGA
- a CDS encoding DUF2989 domain-containing protein, translated as MQQQIKYASLAITVFLLSGCLENTRNTDKLCQDNPELRCEELNINDGQCRVARTNLIWHRLKVNKNPTDVNKITEYELTQKYKQCLEVAAQIQPIDQAELKQRRFNALLSSGKNMERLEKELMKYNTPSSLYFLWSQTGDTQARRKFLQLEGKPEMESADLQYALATFYIDRDKEKTIKLLNHALELSDPEKLNTSIFESLASLNQLRHRQEASYIWAIVGKHFGVSVASPESMRLMYGFSEEKFDMLDDIADMIIDAVEDKEYHPSMMPEFKK; from the coding sequence ATGCAGCAACAAATTAAGTACGCCAGTCTTGCTATCACCGTATTCCTGCTGAGCGGGTGTCTGGAGAATACCAGAAATACGGATAAACTCTGCCAGGATAACCCGGAGCTCCGGTGTGAAGAACTGAATATCAATGACGGCCAATGCCGGGTCGCCAGAACCAACCTGATCTGGCACCGTCTGAAAGTGAATAAAAACCCGACTGATGTCAATAAAATCACAGAATACGAACTGACCCAGAAATACAAACAGTGTCTGGAAGTTGCGGCCCAAATCCAGCCGATCGATCAAGCAGAATTAAAACAAAGGCGTTTTAATGCATTGCTGAGCTCCGGTAAAAACATGGAACGCCTTGAAAAAGAACTTATGAAATACAATACACCGTCTTCGCTCTATTTCCTGTGGAGCCAGACGGGAGACACTCAGGCTCGTCGGAAATTTTTACAACTGGAAGGCAAGCCAGAGATGGAAAGTGCCGATCTTCAATATGCTCTCGCGACTTTCTATATCGACAGAGACAAAGAAAAAACAATCAAACTTCTCAATCATGCACTGGAACTATCCGACCCGGAAAAATTAAACACTAGTATTTTTGAGTCATTAGCCAGTCTGAATCAACTGCGCCATCGTCAGGAAGCTTCTTACATTTGGGCAATCGTCGGTAAACATTTCGGTGTATCGGTCGCATCTCCAGAGAGTATGCGCCTCATGTACGGATTCAGTGAAGAAAAGTTCGACATGTTGGATGATATTGCAGATATGATTATTGATGCAGTAGAAGACAAGGAATATCATCCATCTATGATGCCTGAGTTTAAAAAATGA
- the msrB gene encoding peptide-methionine (R)-S-oxide reductase MsrB, which produces MNKVKKSEIQWRQQLTDEQFRVCRQQGTELPFSGTLLHNKETGIYLCTCCHTPLFSSDHKYDSGCGWPSFDAPLSAESIRYLQDDSHGMSRIEIRCAACDSHLGHVFNDGPRTTGERYCVNSVSLIFNKNTQER; this is translated from the coding sequence ATGAATAAGGTTAAAAAGTCAGAAATTCAATGGCGTCAACAGCTTACGGATGAACAGTTTCGGGTTTGCCGCCAACAGGGGACAGAATTACCGTTTTCGGGAACATTGCTTCATAATAAAGAGACCGGAATTTATCTGTGTACATGCTGCCATACCCCGCTATTTTCATCGGATCATAAATATGATTCCGGATGTGGCTGGCCAAGTTTTGATGCCCCGCTCAGCGCGGAATCAATCCGATATTTACAGGATGATAGTCATGGTATGAGCCGGATTGAAATTCGTTGTGCAGCCTGTGACAGCCACCTTGGACATGTTTTTAATGATGGTCCCCGGACGACCGGTGAACGTTATTGCGTAAATTCAGTGTCGTTAATTTTCAACAAAAATACACAAGAGCGGTGA
- the gapA gene encoding glyceraldehyde-3-phosphate dehydrogenase yields the protein MTIKVGINGFGRIGRFVFRAAQERNDIEVVGINDLIDVEYMAYMLKYDSTHGRFNGTVEVKDGNLIVNGTTVRVTAERNPADLKWDAIGVDVVAEATGLFLTDETARKHIEAGAKKVVMTGPSKDATPMFVNGVNFDAYAGQDIVSNASCTTNCLAPIAKVLNDNFGIESGLMTTVHATTATQKTVDGPSAKDWRGGRGASQNIIPSSTGAAKAVGVVLPAVNGKLTGMAFRVPTANVSVVDLTVNLEKAASYEAICAAMKAASEGELKGVLGYTEDAVVSQDFIGETCTSVFDAAAGIALTDKFVKVVSWYDNEIGYSNKVLDLIAHISK from the coding sequence ATGACTATCAAAGTAGGTATTAACGGTTTTGGCCGTATCGGCCGTTTTGTTTTCCGTGCAGCACAAGAACGCAACGACATCGAAGTTGTTGGTATCAATGACCTGATCGATGTTGAATACATGGCATACATGTTGAAATATGACTCAACTCACGGTCGTTTCAACGGTACTGTTGAAGTAAAAGACGGTAACCTGATCGTTAACGGTACAACTGTACGTGTAACAGCAGAACGTAACCCAGCAGATCTGAAATGGGACGCAATTGGTGTTGACGTGGTTGCAGAAGCAACTGGCCTGTTCCTGACTGACGAAACTGCACGTAAGCACATTGAAGCTGGTGCGAAAAAAGTTGTAATGACTGGTCCTTCTAAAGATGCAACTCCAATGTTCGTTAACGGTGTAAACTTCGACGCTTATGCTGGTCAGGACATCGTTTCTAACGCTTCTTGTACAACTAACTGTCTGGCGCCTATCGCTAAAGTTCTGAATGACAACTTCGGTATCGAGTCTGGTCTGATGACTACAGTTCACGCAACAACTGCGACTCAGAAAACTGTTGACGGTCCTTCTGCTAAAGACTGGCGTGGTGGTCGTGGTGCTTCTCAGAACATCATCCCATCTTCAACTGGTGCAGCTAAAGCTGTAGGTGTTGTACTTCCAGCAGTAAACGGCAAACTAACTGGTATGGCTTTCCGTGTACCAACAGCTAACGTTTCTGTTGTTGACCTGACTGTTAACCTGGAAAAAGCAGCATCTTACGAAGCTATCTGTGCAGCAATGAAAGCAGCTTCTGAAGGCGAACTGAAAGGCGTTCTGGGCTACACTGAAGATGCAGTTGTATCTCAAGACTTCATCGGTGAAACTTGCACATCTGTATTCGATGCAGCTGCTGGTATCGCTCTGACTGACAAATTCGTGAAAGTTGTATCTTGGTACGACAACGAAATCGGTTATTCAAACAAAGTTCTGGACCTGATTGCTCACATCTCTAAGTAA
- a CDS encoding D-hexose-6-phosphate mutarotase → MDLHTLPTLTNLSNCVTIVEKDNTKIVRVIHDKATAGISLHGGHVISFQPTGKADLIWMSEAAIFDGKTALRGGIPVCWPWFARIGSPSHGFARTQQWTLVEHRESEEGVVVTLGLTANDETLAIWPYQFSLLLHVAISETLQVTLEITNRDEKPWTFSGALHTYLQVGDIRQTTTTGMGREYIDNLQDNIICQGDEVLQLTDTIDRVYTTPEPLIRLHDPVLKRDILVENDGHNSTVLWNPWLQGAQSMADMTDDGYQTMLCIESTVHSPCISAGITLQPGEQHQLKTTLTVSD, encoded by the coding sequence ATGGATTTACATACATTACCTACCCTGACTAATCTTTCTAACTGCGTGACGATCGTAGAAAAAGACAACACGAAAATTGTGCGTGTCATACACGATAAGGCAACTGCCGGCATTTCTTTACACGGCGGACATGTCATTTCCTTTCAACCCACCGGAAAAGCAGACTTAATATGGATGAGCGAGGCTGCTATTTTTGATGGAAAAACTGCATTACGTGGCGGAATTCCCGTATGCTGGCCCTGGTTTGCCCGGATTGGTTCACCTTCTCATGGTTTTGCCCGGACTCAACAATGGACACTCGTTGAACATCGGGAGAGTGAAGAAGGTGTCGTCGTCACACTGGGACTCACAGCCAATGATGAAACACTGGCAATTTGGCCATATCAATTCAGCCTGCTTCTTCATGTTGCTATTAGTGAAACACTTCAGGTAACTCTGGAAATAACAAACAGAGATGAAAAACCCTGGACTTTTTCTGGCGCACTGCATACATATCTGCAAGTCGGAGATATCCGGCAAACAACGACAACTGGTATGGGCCGGGAATATATTGACAATTTGCAAGACAATATCATCTGTCAGGGTGATGAAGTATTGCAGCTCACCGATACGATTGATCGTGTCTACACGACACCAGAGCCTCTAATCCGGCTGCATGACCCGGTCCTGAAACGGGATATTCTGGTTGAAAATGACGGACATAACTCGACAGTCTTATGGAACCCTTGGTTACAGGGAGCACAATCCATGGCCGATATGACCGACGACGGTTATCAGACAATGCTTTGTATTGAGTCGACAGTACATTCACCCTGTATTTCAGCGGGTATCACACTCCAGCCCGGAGAACAACATCAACTGAAAACCACACTCACTGTCTCAGATTAA
- the rlmA gene encoding 23S rRNA (guanine(745)-N(1))-methyltransferase has translation MSYQCPLCDTPLQKESGSFRCTNHHQFDIAKEGYVNLMPVQHKRSKDPGDNKEMMQARRHFLEQGYYAAMRNRVAQICTQFIAQPASLLLDIGCGEGYYTTHVAETLHTNAPDLHVYGLDVSKPAIRYAAKRYPNCRFCIASSHRLPFAKQSVDAILRIYAPCKAEELQRCLKTDGILVTVTPAARHLYQLKELIYQEVRLHDEQAESIEGFVPVHEEQLHYPMQMNGTDACNLLQMTPFAWRASDTVKTTLQQQDQFHCEADFLLRVYRRI, from the coding sequence ATGTCCTATCAATGTCCATTGTGTGACACTCCATTACAGAAAGAATCCGGTAGTTTTCGCTGTACTAATCACCATCAGTTTGATATTGCCAAAGAAGGGTATGTCAACCTGATGCCCGTCCAGCATAAGCGCTCCAAAGATCCCGGAGATAATAAAGAAATGATGCAAGCCAGACGTCATTTTCTGGAACAGGGTTACTATGCTGCTATGCGGAATAGAGTTGCTCAGATCTGTACACAATTTATAGCACAACCTGCATCTCTCCTATTGGATATCGGCTGTGGCGAAGGTTACTACACCACCCATGTTGCCGAAACGCTGCACACTAACGCTCCTGATCTGCATGTCTACGGACTGGATGTTTCTAAACCGGCAATTCGTTATGCGGCCAAACGATATCCCAATTGCCGGTTTTGTATTGCTTCCAGCCATCGTCTGCCGTTTGCTAAACAGAGTGTTGATGCCATTCTGCGTATTTATGCTCCATGTAAAGCAGAAGAGCTACAACGTTGTCTGAAAACAGACGGAATACTGGTCACGGTGACTCCGGCGGCTCGCCATCTTTATCAGTTGAAAGAACTGATTTATCAGGAAGTCCGTCTGCATGATGAACAAGCAGAATCGATTGAGGGTTTTGTACCGGTGCATGAAGAACAACTCCACTACCCAATGCAAATGAATGGAACGGATGCCTGTAATCTACTACAAATGACACCTTTTGCCTGGCGGGCCAGCGATACTGTAAAAACAACATTACAACAGCAGGATCAATTCCACTGCGAAGCAGACTTTCTCTTGCGGGTTTACCGGAGAATATAA
- a CDS encoding bacteriohemerythrin translates to MNYNNIKQLSQLSPQQWNLVLFILQLPFLSYFISQQLWWWSCAQALFGTIVFFTLKSFHRLLVVTQEAAIELSEGDLRTRIRTDREGSHPLYRSFNRIGEDVSRTVGALGSTSAALLNVAESVKRDSEVSKTGALQQRNDVEQAAQIVGHLVETTRQVAHFTETSSGYANEAKNQADDGCRGMELLEKALHTASEQIEMSHQHITSLEAESVSIGQVLGTINDIAEQTNLLALNAAIEAARAGEQGRGFAVVADEVRTLATRTQTATNDIHDRIEALRGSINTVVLAMQKNSECMQESMGIVGQTSQSFSQLLDKIADIKEQSNQITSSLDEQVNATVDLEHCLSEISVVAKENVRATQETLLASVTVQNISGEINSLLHRFATDRRQLEEEDKQRNKLIEWGPSLDLNIKEINRQHQTLVHLINELNHLLNNGYGLASIKRVVQGLIDYTANHFQYEETLFDQFHYVNEHEHVGAHHRLVEQVLGFQKRVENGEDIGKELMSFLQDWLTLHIQKEDKQYVACFHEHGIQ, encoded by the coding sequence ATGAATTATAACAATATAAAGCAATTGAGTCAGCTAAGCCCGCAGCAATGGAATCTGGTACTTTTTATTCTTCAGCTCCCTTTCTTGTCTTACTTTATTTCACAACAGCTTTGGTGGTGGAGTTGTGCACAAGCTTTGTTTGGTACGATCGTATTTTTTACCCTGAAGTCATTTCACCGTTTGCTAGTTGTGACACAGGAAGCTGCAATTGAACTGTCTGAAGGTGATTTGAGAACCAGAATCCGGACTGATCGTGAGGGAAGTCATCCTCTTTATCGTTCTTTTAACCGAATTGGTGAAGATGTTTCAAGAACTGTTGGTGCATTGGGATCCACTTCTGCGGCTTTACTGAATGTCGCCGAATCCGTAAAAAGAGATTCGGAAGTTTCTAAAACCGGTGCGTTACAGCAAAGGAATGATGTTGAACAGGCAGCCCAGATTGTCGGGCATCTTGTTGAAACAACCCGGCAGGTTGCGCACTTTACGGAGACATCATCGGGATATGCTAATGAGGCCAAAAATCAGGCCGATGATGGTTGCAGAGGTATGGAACTGCTGGAAAAAGCTTTACATACGGCGAGTGAACAGATTGAGATGTCACACCAGCATATCACTTCTCTCGAAGCGGAAAGTGTCAGTATCGGGCAGGTGCTCGGAACGATTAATGATATTGCAGAGCAAACAAATCTACTGGCTCTGAATGCAGCGATAGAGGCTGCCCGGGCCGGAGAACAAGGACGGGGATTTGCGGTGGTTGCCGATGAAGTCCGGACACTGGCAACCCGGACACAGACAGCTACGAATGATATTCATGATCGGATTGAAGCATTGCGCGGTAGTATCAATACTGTGGTTCTGGCGATGCAGAAAAACAGCGAATGTATGCAGGAATCGATGGGGATTGTCGGGCAGACCAGTCAGTCTTTTTCCCAGTTACTGGATAAGATTGCTGATATCAAAGAGCAGAGCAATCAGATTACGTCCTCCCTTGATGAGCAAGTCAATGCGACGGTTGATTTAGAACACTGTCTGTCAGAAATTTCTGTGGTGGCAAAGGAAAATGTCAGGGCAACGCAGGAAACATTGCTGGCAAGTGTTACGGTACAGAATATATCTGGTGAGATTAATTCGTTATTACATCGTTTTGCGACTGACCGCCGTCAGCTTGAAGAAGAAGATAAGCAAAGGAATAAATTGATCGAGTGGGGACCGTCACTCGATTTGAATATCAAAGAAATCAACCGTCAGCATCAGACATTAGTCCATCTGATCAATGAGCTGAACCATTTGCTGAATAATGGTTATGGACTGGCTTCGATTAAGCGGGTTGTACAGGGACTGATCGACTATACGGCAAACCATTTCCAGTATGAGGAAACATTATTTGATCAATTCCATTATGTGAATGAACATGAACACGTTGGTGCGCATCACCGGTTAGTTGAGCAGGTACTTGGTTTCCAGAAGCGGGTCGAAAATGGAGAAGATATCGGTAAAGAGCTGATGTCATTCCTGCAGGATTGGTTAACACTACATATCCAAAAAGAAGATAAACAGTATGTTGCATGTTTCCATGAACATGGTATTCAGTGA
- a CDS encoding ferredoxin reductase family protein: MITLLWLPSVLFSWNEQAGFFYWRHQLIMLSGILALSCMTVGMILAVRWRWVETLVHGLDKGYALHKQMGIASLILLIIHWGLAQLPKWLVQLGLLSRPLRMHRFSGSGQSWEGLARHVGEYLFYVFLIFAAISLIQAITYRQFRGIHKIGGLIFIVSVFHSVLLMGDNWSSVPMNIAIILMSGIGVLCAFISLTGNIGRHQKTLGRVIGIQQFDYHDISSSLIYFSAQLKNKIKYKAGQFAYIDFQDGEPPHPFSILNYDKEKQTVEFAIKDLGDYTHQLMHQLHENQEIIIEGGYGHFHIPKQTEQIWIGAGVGIVPFIAWLYWLSYNPQQQIETIHLFYCRKSESETFFEKIIHPLLSRLSNVEFHIVTSGTQGRLSIQTIEKTIRLSTGSVSFCGPEGFGDQLREQLVASGLPPSNFHREYFRMR, translated from the coding sequence ATGATCACCTTATTATGGCTCCCTTCAGTTTTGTTCAGCTGGAATGAACAGGCTGGCTTTTTCTATTGGCGTCATCAGTTGATCATGCTGTCCGGAATTCTGGCACTCTCCTGTATGACTGTGGGAATGATTCTGGCCGTCCGGTGGCGTTGGGTTGAAACACTGGTTCACGGACTGGATAAGGGGTATGCACTGCATAAACAGATGGGAATTGCATCGCTCATTTTACTTATTATTCACTGGGGACTTGCTCAACTGCCAAAATGGCTGGTACAACTGGGATTACTGAGCCGCCCACTCCGGATGCACCGATTCTCCGGTTCAGGTCAAAGCTGGGAAGGACTTGCCAGACATGTCGGAGAATATCTTTTCTATGTTTTTCTTATTTTTGCTGCAATCAGTCTTATTCAGGCCATCACCTACCGGCAATTCCGTGGAATCCATAAAATCGGTGGGCTGATATTTATTGTCTCGGTCTTTCATAGTGTTCTTCTCATGGGAGACAACTGGTCATCTGTTCCCATGAATATAGCAATCATTCTCATGAGCGGTATTGGCGTATTATGTGCGTTTATTTCACTGACAGGTAATATCGGTCGACATCAAAAAACACTCGGCCGGGTTATTGGAATACAACAATTTGATTACCATGACATTTCTTCCAGCCTTATTTATTTTTCAGCCCAGTTGAAAAATAAGATTAAATATAAAGCCGGACAATTTGCATATATTGATTTTCAGGACGGAGAACCGCCTCATCCTTTTTCAATTTTAAATTACGACAAAGAAAAACAGACCGTCGAATTTGCAATTAAAGACTTGGGAGATTACACCCATCAATTAATGCATCAGTTGCATGAGAATCAGGAAATTATTATTGAAGGTGGATATGGTCATTTCCACATACCGAAACAGACAGAGCAGATCTGGATTGGTGCCGGTGTAGGAATCGTTCCGTTTATTGCCTGGCTCTACTGGCTTTCCTACAATCCACAACAGCAGATAGAGACAATTCATCTGTTCTACTGCCGGAAGTCAGAGTCAGAAACATTCTTTGAAAAAATCATCCATCCACTACTCTCACGTCTGAGTAATGTGGAATTCCATATTGTAACTTCCGGAACACAAGGTCGGCTGAGTATCCAAACCATAGAGAAGACTATCCGTTTATCAACCGGCTCCGTCAGCTTCTGCGGCCCTGAAGGCTTTGGTGATCAACTTCGGGAACAACTGGTTGCTTCAGGTCTGCCACCCAGTAACTTTCACCGGGAATATTTCAGGATGAGATAG